One window from the genome of candidate division WOR-3 bacterium encodes:
- the rplE gene encoding 50S ribosomal protein L5, producing the protein MPRLKELYYTKIRKSLMERFGYKNIHQVPRLLKVVINVGAGEAVADPKILEVISEDLAVITGQKPVITRARRAISAFKLRAGLPIGAKVTLRGNRMYEFIDRFFNFAAPRIRDFRGFSPESFDGRGGYTLGISEQIIFPEIEVSKIKKVFGMDITLVTNAKHDDEAKALLEELGMPFRKGK; encoded by the coding sequence GTGCCAAGATTAAAGGAACTGTATTATACTAAAATTAGAAAGAGTTTGATGGAACGATTTGGTTATAAAAATATCCATCAGGTGCCAAGGTTATTAAAAGTAGTGATTAATGTAGGGGCCGGTGAAGCGGTTGCGGACCCAAAAATATTAGAAGTTATCAGTGAAGATTTAGCGGTTATTACAGGACAGAAACCAGTTATCACGCGAGCACGAAGAGCAATTTCAGCATTTAAGTTAAGAGCCGGTTTACCGATTGGAGCTAAAGTTACCTTGCGGGGTAATCGAATGTATGAGTTTATTGACCGCTTCTTTAATTTTGCAGCACCACGGATTCGTGATTTTCGAGGTTTTTCGCCCGAATCCTTTGATGGTCGCGGCGGTTATACCTTAGGTATCTCAGAACAGATAATTTTCCCAGAGATTGAGGTCAGTAAAATTAAAAAAGTTTTCGGAATGGATATTACACTGGTGACGAATGCAAAACATGATGACGAGGCTAAAGCCTTATTAGAAGAATTAGGTATGCCGTTTCGAAAAGGAAAGTAA
- a CDS encoding type Z 30S ribosomal protein S14, with product MARRCLIVKSQREPKFAVRKYNRCQRCFRRRAYYRKFGLCRLCLRELALKGEIPGLRKATW from the coding sequence ATGGCACGAAGATGTTTAATTGTTAAATCTCAGCGGGAACCTAAATTTGCGGTAAGAAAATATAATCGCTGTCAGCGGTGTTTTCGTCGTCGGGCCTACTATCGAAAATTTGGTTTATGCCGACTTTGTTTACGCGAATTGGCATTAAAAGGAGAAATTCCGGGTTTGCGCAAAGCGACTTGGTAA
- the rpsH gene encoding 30S ribosomal protein S8, protein MDQIADMLTQIRNALKAKHKEVKIPYTKLKYEIARILLEEGYINNFTVGGSKVKKTINIQLKYGEDGKPAIFGLKRISHQSRRVYCSYKEIPLAIGGLGITILSTPKGVLTDREARKERVGGEVICQIW, encoded by the coding sequence ATGGACCAAATTGCTGATATGTTAACACAAATACGTAATGCCTTAAAAGCGAAACATAAAGAAGTTAAAATTCCTTATACGAAACTAAAATATGAAATTGCCCGGATCTTGTTAGAAGAGGGTTATATCAATAATTTCACTGTTGGTGGGAGCAAGGTAAAAAAAACTATCAATATTCAATTGAAATATGGTGAAGATGGTAAACCTGCAATTTTCGGACTCAAACGAATTTCCCATCAATCACGCCGGGTTTATTGTAGTTATAAAGAAATTCCCTTAGCCATTGGGGGATTAGGCATTACCATTCTTTCTACACCCAAAGGCGTATTAACTGACCGTGAAGCGCGAAAAGAACGCGTTGGCGGCGAAGTCATCTGTCAAATTTGGTAA
- a CDS encoding ABC transporter substrate-binding protein, whose amino-acid sequence MQKSFIISLLVLLGLFIFNISCGPKEGNIIKIGLIVPITGDVKTFGESVRNSVLLAIEEVNLKGGINGKQLKVITADDKNDPTEAANACSKLINQDKVKFIIGSVASKSSIPLSEICQQAKVVMITPTSTNPKVTVRDNGERKDYIFRACFIDPFQGTVAAKFAIENLKAKTSAILYDISNDYVKGLAEFYKDAFTKLGGKISVYESYGKDDVDFSALLTKVKAENPDVLFIPDYYNKVGLIVKQARALGIKSVFLGGDGWDSPEMTKIAGDAINGGYFTNHYSPQDPRPEVQEWVQKYEKKYGAKPDALATLGYDATLLLIEGIRLAGKDDPALVRDALTRLSNFPTVSGNITFDAFGNPVKNAVILQYQNGEQKYIATVQP is encoded by the coding sequence ATGCAAAAATCATTTATTATTAGCCTATTAGTCCTCTTGGGTCTTTTTATTTTTAATATTAGTTGTGGTCCGAAAGAGGGCAATATAATTAAGATTGGTTTGATTGTGCCTATAACCGGTGATGTTAAGACTTTTGGCGAATCCGTGCGCAATAGTGTGCTTTTAGCCATTGAAGAAGTTAATCTTAAAGGTGGTATTAATGGTAAGCAGTTAAAAGTAATCACCGCGGATGACAAAAACGACCCCACCGAAGCAGCGAATGCTTGCAGCAAACTCATCAATCAGGATAAAGTTAAATTTATTATTGGTTCTGTGGCATCGAAATCTTCGATTCCGCTTTCTGAAATATGCCAACAAGCCAAAGTTGTTATGATAACTCCGACTTCAACCAATCCCAAAGTAACTGTCAGAGATAATGGCGAGCGTAAAGATTATATCTTTCGGGCTTGTTTTATTGACCCATTTCAGGGAACCGTCGCAGCAAAATTTGCCATCGAAAACTTAAAAGCCAAAACTTCGGCCATCCTCTACGATATTTCTAATGATTATGTTAAAGGACTGGCTGAGTTCTATAAAGATGCTTTTACTAAATTAGGTGGCAAAATATCGGTTTACGAATCTTATGGCAAAGATGATGTTGATTTTTCAGCATTATTAACTAAAGTGAAAGCAGAAAATCCTGATGTTTTGTTTATCCCAGATTATTATAATAAGGTAGGTTTAATTGTAAAGCAGGCACGGGCTTTAGGGATTAAATCAGTGTTTTTAGGCGGCGATGGCTGGGATTCACCAGAGATGACAAAAATTGCTGGCGATGCAATAAATGGGGGCTATTTTACCAATCATTATTCACCTCAAGACCCGAGACCTGAAGTTCAAGAATGGGTTCAGAAATACGAAAAGAAATATGGGGCAAAACCTGATGCTTTAGCAACACTCGGTTATGATGCAACATTATTACTTATCGAAGGGATTCGACTTGCCGGTAAAGATGACCCAGCATTAGTGCGTGATGCTCTAACCCGATTGTCAAATTTTCCCACGGTATCAGGAAATATAACTTTTGATGCATTTGGCAACCCAGTGAAAAATGCCGTGATTTTGCAATATCAGAACGGTGAACAAAAATATATTGCAACAGTCCAACCATAA
- a CDS encoding C4-type zinc ribbon domain-containing protein: protein MKKQLNLLRALEELDLQLKDIASPDYKKIGFKTPKPTLDFIQTAEKKREEIAQKIDPNLLATYKRIIKRYGGRVVVQVINEFCGGCFMKLPSEYVYRCRTEIVNCPNCGRFLYWVK from the coding sequence ATGAAAAAACAACTGAACCTTTTGCGGGCATTAGAAGAATTAGATCTGCAATTAAAGGATATCGCTTCACCTGACTACAAAAAGATTGGTTTTAAGACTCCCAAGCCTACTTTAGATTTTATTCAAACCGCAGAAAAAAAACGTGAAGAAATCGCCCAAAAAATTGACCCAAATCTACTCGCTACATATAAACGAATTATAAAACGATATGGTGGTCGGGTTGTGGTTCAAGTAATTAATGAATTCTGTGGTGGGTGTTTTATGAAATTACCTTCGGAATATGTTTATCGGTGTCGAACCGAAATTGTTAATTGCCCCAACTGCGGTCGCTTTCTATATTGGGTGAAGTAA
- a CDS encoding PTS sugar transporter subunit IIA: protein MTLTSLLRPERINLNLKAKKKIDALKELVSLLKSGSDAESLLETLLTREELGSTGIGKGIGIPHCRSLLIDKLEIAVGRSQKGIDFNAIDKKPVYLLFLIVAPPQDPGNQYLITLGRVAMICQELTSKKRIFEPQTPEEFIALIKSLEEKIK, encoded by the coding sequence TTGACATTAACATCGTTATTAAGACCCGAACGCATTAATTTAAACTTAAAAGCAAAAAAGAAAATTGATGCCTTAAAAGAACTTGTCAGTTTATTAAAATCCGGTAGTGATGCCGAATCGTTATTAGAAACATTATTAACTCGAGAAGAATTAGGTTCCACTGGTATTGGTAAAGGAATCGGAATTCCTCATTGCCGGTCTTTATTAATCGATAAACTGGAAATTGCTGTTGGCCGTTCACAAAAGGGTATTGATTTTAATGCAATTGATAAGAAACCAGTTTATCTACTATTTCTTATTGTTGCGCCACCTCAAGACCCCGGTAATCAATATCTAATCACATTAGGCCGAGTGGCAATGATTTGTCAAGAACTGACCTCAAAAAAGCGAATTTTTGAGCCACAAACTCCTGAAGAATTTATTGCTTTAATAAAATCATTAGAAGAAAAGATAAAATAG
- the argS gene encoding arginine--tRNA ligase yields MISRTINHLINQYVPQVPTQHEIVFLKDSKIGDYASNIAFLLSKIQDRPATDIANELQKKLLCHRDIFSDVVVAGRGFINFFLNRQLLLKELAKAARPDFGKLDLGKRKKILVEYISANPTGPLNVVQARAGALGNALVNLLRYVNYDVTSEYYINDMGTQIDLLYESLLARIKQIQGESATLPENGYPGSYLVEIGNLILKNNLPNSEWRSFLLNQIIQMQKESLTKFGIIFDNFVRESSVARYQKVVLEKLTDWTYKKDDALWFKSSQFGDSEDRVLITADNRPTYFLSDLAYHWYKFERHFEYLVNIWGPDHHGYIARMKGGIACLGFDSHRLIIIIAQQVSLTRNNQKIAMSKRQGEFITLDEVLSEIGADALKFFLLMRKASQHLTFDLALAQKTSQENPVYYVQYAHARINSIIRFAQEKITEGCAIPDLNYLNTTEERELIRMLLHYPEVIATAANNFEPHHLIYYALELATTFHKFYENVRVVTDDVPTTLARIYLCRTTQKILKDILSIIGVSAPEKM; encoded by the coding sequence TTGATTAGCAGGACCATAAATCATTTAATCAATCAATATGTTCCTCAAGTTCCAACGCAACACGAAATAGTTTTTCTCAAAGATTCTAAAATCGGCGATTATGCTTCAAATATTGCATTCCTCTTAAGTAAAATCCAAGATCGTCCGGCGACAGATATCGCAAACGAACTCCAAAAGAAACTACTTTGCCATCGCGATATTTTTTCCGATGTGGTAGTAGCAGGTCGGGGTTTTATTAACTTTTTTCTTAACCGCCAATTATTGCTCAAGGAATTAGCCAAAGCCGCAAGACCTGACTTTGGCAAATTAGACCTTGGAAAAAGAAAAAAGATTTTAGTGGAATACATCTCAGCAAATCCCACTGGACCCTTAAATGTTGTCCAAGCTCGGGCTGGTGCCTTAGGTAATGCCTTAGTAAATTTATTACGCTATGTCAATTACGATGTTACTTCAGAGTACTATATTAATGATATGGGAACGCAAATAGATTTACTTTATGAATCGCTTTTAGCCCGTATCAAACAAATTCAAGGAGAATCTGCGACTCTGCCCGAAAATGGTTATCCTGGAAGTTATTTAGTAGAAATTGGCAATTTAATATTAAAGAATAATCTCCCTAATTCTGAGTGGCGCTCATTTCTCTTAAATCAAATTATCCAGATGCAAAAAGAATCTTTAACAAAATTCGGAATTATCTTTGATAACTTCGTGCGGGAGAGTTCGGTCGCCCGATACCAAAAAGTAGTTTTAGAAAAGTTAACCGATTGGACTTATAAGAAAGATGATGCACTGTGGTTTAAGTCTTCACAATTCGGTGATTCGGAAGATCGCGTCTTAATCACCGCGGACAATCGTCCAACTTATTTTCTTTCGGATTTGGCATATCATTGGTATAAATTTGAACGGCATTTTGAATATTTAGTAAATATTTGGGGACCTGACCATCACGGTTACATTGCCCGAATGAAAGGAGGAATTGCATGTCTGGGATTTGACTCCCATCGGTTAATAATTATTATTGCGCAACAAGTGTCTTTAACGCGTAATAATCAAAAAATTGCGATGTCGAAACGACAGGGCGAGTTTATCACCTTGGATGAAGTTCTATCCGAAATCGGCGCCGACGCGTTAAAATTTTTTCTGTTAATGCGCAAAGCGTCACAACATTTAACCTTTGATTTAGCCTTAGCCCAGAAGACCTCACAAGAAAATCCCGTATATTATGTCCAGTATGCTCACGCTCGAATCAATAGTATTATTAGATTTGCTCAGGAAAAAATTACCGAAGGTTGCGCCATTCCGGATTTGAACTATTTGAACACTACCGAGGAACGAGAATTAATAAGAATGCTCTTACATTATCCTGAGGTCATTGCGACTGCGGCAAATAATTTTGAACCGCATCATCTTATTTATTATGCCTTAGAACTTGCAACGACCTTTCATAAATTCTATGAGAATGTTCGCGTGGTAACCGACGATGTTCCAACAACCTTGGCTCGAATTTATCTCTGCCGGACAACTCAAAAAATCTTAAAAGACATTTTATCGATAATTGGTGTTTCTGCACCAGAAAAGATGTAA
- the rsfS gene encoding ribosome silencing factor, producing the protein MAISKRKLEKIINIILEKKAENVLLLDLRHISPITDFFIICTAQSTLHAQAICRDLDTKLKKINLFPHHIEGYQVGQWILLDYWDFIIHIFLADVREFYGLERLWGDAPQRRFV; encoded by the coding sequence ATGGCAATTAGTAAAAGAAAATTAGAAAAGATAATAAATATTATTTTAGAGAAAAAAGCTGAAAATGTCTTATTGTTAGATTTGCGCCACATCTCTCCCATCACAGATTTTTTTATAATTTGTACTGCGCAATCTACACTTCACGCTCAAGCAATCTGTCGCGATTTAGATACAAAATTAAAAAAGATTAATCTTTTCCCTCATCATATTGAAGGGTATCAAGTAGGTCAATGGATTCTCTTAGACTATTGGGATTTTATTATTCATATTTTTTTAGCCGATGTGCGAGAGTTCTATGGTTTAGAAAGACTCTGGGGTGATGCGCCTCAAAGGAGATTTGTTTGA